The following proteins are co-located in the Pseudomonas antarctica genome:
- a CDS encoding polysaccharide lyase family 7 protein, which produces MIDLSTWNLSIPVGSPPATIDTPKLLSGFKDQYFQAEGSNVQFWTPVTGTRTENAIYPRSELRETYADGRLRNWTYNEANNFLRATVTVNQVPSSGKVVIGQIHAYDSQKPLIKLEYQFKESTQTGNIVAKVRMRPDDGEGRVVTVASNVPLEKSFTYVINLNKAGLLSVSAADGQWNERIGAAWAAKPLYFKAGVYVQDNSGNSKEGARVTFAKLDIDHE; this is translated from the coding sequence ATGATCGACCTTTCCACCTGGAACCTGAGCATTCCGGTCGGCTCCCCGCCCGCGACCATCGACACCCCGAAACTGCTGAGCGGCTTCAAGGACCAATATTTCCAGGCCGAAGGCAGCAACGTGCAATTCTGGACACCCGTGACCGGCACCCGCACCGAAAACGCCATCTACCCGCGCAGCGAACTGCGTGAAACCTACGCCGACGGCCGCCTGCGTAACTGGACTTACAACGAGGCCAACAACTTCCTGCGCGCCACCGTGACCGTCAACCAAGTGCCTTCCAGCGGCAAAGTGGTCATCGGCCAGATTCACGCGTATGACAGCCAGAAACCGCTGATCAAGCTGGAATACCAATTCAAGGAATCGACCCAGACCGGCAACATCGTCGCCAAAGTGCGCATGCGCCCGGATGATGGTGAGGGGCGCGTGGTCACCGTCGCCAGTAACGTGCCATTGGAGAAGAGCTTCACCTATGTGATCAACCTCAATAAGGCCGGCTTACTCAGCGTATCTGCCGCAGACGGCCAATGGAACGAGCGCATTGGCGCCGCGTGGGCTGCGAAGCCGCTGTACTTCAAGGCTGGGGTGTATGTGCAGGACAACAGTGGGAATAGCAAGGAAGGTGCACGCGTGACGTTTGCCAAGTTGGATATTGATCACGAGTAA
- a CDS encoding phosphoglycerate kinase, giving the protein MTVLKMTDLDLQGKRVLIREDLNVPVKDGVVTSDARILASLPTIKLALEKGAAVMVCSHLGRPTEGEFSAENSLKPVADCLSKALGRDVPLVADYLGGVDVKPGDIVLFENVRFNKGEKKNSDELAQQYAALCDVFVMDAFGTAHRAEGSTHGVAKFAKVAAAGPLLAAELDALGKALGAPAQPMAAIVAGSKVSTKLDVLNSLSQICNQLIVGGGIANTFLAAAGHPVGKSLYEPDLLDTARAIAAKVSVPLPVDVVVAKEFAESAEATVKLIADVAADDMILDIGPQTAANFAELLKSSKTILWNGPVGVFEFDQFGNGTKVLAQAIAESSAFSIAGGGDTLAAIDKYGVADQISYISTGGGAFLEFVEGKVLPAVEVLETRAKG; this is encoded by the coding sequence ATGACCGTGTTGAAGATGACCGACCTCGATCTGCAAGGTAAGCGCGTACTGATTCGCGAAGACCTCAACGTCCCAGTCAAGGACGGTGTTGTCACCAGCGATGCGCGAATCCTGGCCTCGCTGCCGACCATCAAGCTGGCCCTGGAAAAAGGCGCGGCCGTGATGGTCTGCTCCCACCTGGGTCGCCCGACCGAAGGTGAGTTCTCCGCTGAAAACAGCCTCAAGCCTGTAGCCGACTGCCTGAGCAAGGCCCTGGGCCGCGACGTGCCACTGGTGGCTGACTACCTGGGTGGCGTTGACGTCAAGCCTGGCGACATCGTGCTGTTCGAGAACGTGCGCTTTAACAAAGGCGAGAAAAAGAACAGCGACGAGCTGGCCCAGCAATACGCGGCCCTGTGCGACGTGTTTGTGATGGACGCCTTCGGCACCGCTCACCGCGCTGAAGGCTCGACCCACGGCGTGGCCAAGTTCGCCAAAGTCGCCGCAGCCGGCCCGCTGCTGGCCGCTGAGCTGGATGCACTGGGCAAGGCCCTGGGCGCTCCGGCGCAACCGATGGCCGCCATCGTGGCCGGTTCCAAAGTGTCCACCAAGCTGGACGTGCTCAACAGCCTGAGCCAGATCTGCAACCAGTTGATCGTTGGCGGCGGCATTGCCAACACCTTCCTGGCGGCAGCCGGGCACCCGGTGGGCAAGTCCCTGTACGAGCCGGACCTGCTCGACACCGCCCGCGCCATCGCGGCAAAAGTGAGCGTGCCGTTGCCGGTGGATGTGGTGGTTGCCAAGGAGTTTGCCGAAAGCGCCGAAGCCACCGTCAAACTCATCGCAGACGTGGCTGCCGACGACATGATCCTGGACATCGGCCCGCAAACCGCGGCCAACTTCGCTGAACTGCTGAAGTCGTCCAAGACCATTTTGTGGAACGGCCCGGTGGGCGTGTTCGAGTTCGATCAATTCGGTAACGGCACCAAAGTCCTGGCCCAGGCTATTGCTGAAAGCTCGGCATTCTCCATCGCCGGTGGCGGTGACACCCTGGCAGCGATCGATAAATATGGCGTTGCTGACCAGATCTCCTACATTTCTACCGGTGGCGGCGCATTCCTGGAATTCGTCGAAGGCAAAGTCCTGCCGGCCGTTGAAGTGCTGGAAACCCGAGCCAAAGGCTAA
- a CDS encoding DUF1090 domain-containing protein, translating into MKFLAPLALLTVASFMTTPLLAAEEVPELTGCAAKRQAISAQIEQARTHGNSEQQAGLEKALSEVTAHCTDASLRKERENKVLDAKHEVSRRQADLDKAMKKGDADKINKRKDKLAQSRKELQDAVEELDK; encoded by the coding sequence ATGAAATTTCTAGCCCCACTAGCCTTGTTGACCGTCGCAAGCTTCATGACCACGCCGCTGCTGGCCGCCGAAGAAGTCCCGGAACTTACCGGCTGCGCCGCCAAACGCCAAGCCATCAGCGCCCAGATCGAACAGGCCAGGACCCATGGCAACAGTGAGCAGCAAGCCGGTCTGGAAAAAGCCCTGAGCGAAGTCACCGCCCACTGCACCGACGCGTCCTTGAGGAAAGAGCGCGAGAACAAGGTGCTCGACGCCAAACATGAAGTCAGCCGCCGTCAGGCCGACCTCGACAAGGCAATGAAAAAGGGCGATGCGGACAAGATCAACAAACGCAAAGACAAGCTCGCCCAGTCCCGCAAGGAACTGCAGGACGCCGTAGAAGAACTCGACAAGTAA
- the tkt gene encoding transketolase: MPSRRERANAIRALSMDAVQKANSGHPGAPMGMADIAEVLWRDYLKHNPSNPSFADRDRFVLSNGHGSMLIYSLLHLTGYDVTIDDIKSFRQLHSRTPGHPEFGYTPGVETTTGPLGQGLANAVGFALAEKVLGAQFNRPGHNIVDHHTYVFLGDGCMMEGISHEVASLAGTLGLGKLIAFYDDNGISIDGEVEGWFTDDTPKRFEAYSWQVIRNVDGHDPEEIKTAIDTARKSEQPTLICCKTTIGFGSPNKQGKEDCHGAPLGDAEIALTREALKWNHGPFEIPADIYAEWSAKEKGLATEAEWDQRFAAYSAEFPELANELVRRLAGDLPADFSEKASAYIAEVAAKGETIASRKASQNTLNAFGPLLPEILGGSADLAGSNLTLWKGCKGVSAEDASGNYMYYGVREFGMSAIMNGVSLHGGLVPYGATFLMFMEYARNAVRMAALMKKRVIHVYTHDSIGLGEDGPTHQPVEQLTSLRTTPNLDCWRPADAVESAVAWKHAIERKDGPSALIFSRQNLQHQVRTDAQIADISRGGYVLKDCAGEPELILISTGSEVGLTVQAYDKLTEQGRKVRVVSMPCTSLFEAQDADYKQSVLPLQVSARIAIEAAHADYWYKYVGLEGRVIGMTTYGESAPAPALFEEFGFTLENILGQAEELLED; encoded by the coding sequence ATGCCCAGCCGTCGTGAGCGTGCCAACGCCATTCGTGCCCTCAGCATGGATGCCGTGCAAAAAGCCAACAGCGGCCATCCCGGTGCCCCGATGGGCATGGCGGATATCGCCGAGGTACTTTGGCGTGACTACCTGAAACACAACCCGAGCAACCCGTCGTTCGCCGACCGTGACCGCTTCGTGCTGTCCAACGGCCACGGCTCGATGCTGATTTATTCGCTGCTGCACCTGACCGGCTACGACGTCACCATTGATGACATCAAGAGCTTCCGCCAGCTGCACAGCCGCACCCCGGGCCACCCGGAATTCGGCTACACCCCAGGCGTCGAGACCACCACCGGTCCCCTGGGCCAAGGCCTGGCCAATGCGGTTGGCTTTGCGCTGGCTGAAAAAGTGCTGGGCGCGCAGTTCAACCGCCCGGGCCACAACATCGTCGACCACCACACCTATGTGTTCCTCGGTGATGGCTGCATGATGGAAGGCATTTCCCACGAAGTCGCTTCCCTGGCCGGTACCCTGGGCCTGGGCAAGCTGATTGCCTTCTACGATGACAACGGCATCTCCATCGACGGCGAAGTCGAAGGCTGGTTCACCGATGACACCCCGAAGCGTTTCGAAGCCTACAGCTGGCAAGTGATCCGCAATGTTGACGGCCACGATCCGGAAGAAATCAAGACCGCCATCGACACCGCGCGCAAAAGCGAGCAGCCGACCCTGATCTGCTGCAAGACCACCATCGGTTTCGGCTCGCCGAACAAGCAAGGTAAAGAAGACTGCCACGGCGCCCCACTGGGTGACGCGGAAATCGCCCTGACCCGCGAAGCGCTGAAGTGGAACCACGGCCCGTTCGAAATCCCGGCCGACATCTACGCCGAGTGGAGCGCCAAGGAAAAAGGCCTGGCGACCGAAGCTGAGTGGGACCAGCGTTTTGCGGCCTACTCTGCCGAATTCCCGGAATTGGCCAACGAATTGGTACGTCGCCTGGCCGGTGACCTGCCTGCCGACTTCTCGGAAAAAGCCTCGGCCTACATCGCCGAAGTCGCGGCCAAGGGCGAGACCATCGCCAGCCGTAAAGCCAGCCAGAACACCCTGAATGCCTTCGGCCCGCTGCTGCCTGAGATCCTCGGCGGTTCGGCTGACCTGGCCGGTTCCAACCTGACCCTGTGGAAAGGTTGCAAAGGTGTTTCGGCAGAAGACGCCAGCGGCAACTACATGTACTACGGCGTGCGCGAGTTCGGCATGAGCGCCATCATGAACGGTGTGTCCCTGCACGGCGGCCTGGTGCCTTACGGCGCGACCTTCCTGATGTTCATGGAATACGCGCGCAACGCCGTGCGTATGGCCGCGCTGATGAAGAAGCGGGTGATCCATGTGTACACCCACGACTCCATCGGCCTGGGCGAAGATGGCCCGACGCACCAGCCGGTTGAGCAACTGACCAGCCTGCGTACCACGCCAAACCTGGATTGCTGGCGCCCAGCCGACGCGGTCGAATCCGCCGTGGCCTGGAAGCACGCCATCGAGCGTAAGGACGGCCCTTCGGCGCTGATCTTCTCGCGTCAGAACCTGCAGCACCAAGTGCGTACCGACGCGCAGATCGCCGACATCAGCCGTGGCGGCTACGTGCTCAAGGACTGCGCTGGCGAGCCGGAGCTGATCCTGATCTCCACCGGTTCCGAAGTCGGCCTGACCGTTCAGGCCTACGACAAGCTGACCGAGCAAGGCCGCAAGGTGCGTGTTGTGTCGATGCCCTGCACCAGCCTGTTCGAAGCCCAGGACGCGGACTACAAGCAATCGGTATTGCCGTTGCAAGTCAGCGCGCGTATCGCCATCGAAGCGGCTCACGCCGACTACTGGTACAAGTACGTGGGCCTGGAAGGCCGCGTGATCGGCATGACCACCTACGGTGAGTCGGCGCCGGCGCCAGCGTTGTTCGAAGAGTTCGGTTTCACCCTGGAAAACATCCTGGGTCAGGCTGAAGAGCTGCTGGAAGACTAA
- a CDS encoding ArsR/SmtB family transcription factor: MNLPVPSLRPDDGDELAALCKAAGDPLRLNVLRALANDSFGVLELAQIFAIGQSGMSHHLKVLAQAELVATRREGNAIFYRRALPHTELLGGKLHSALLEEVDNLSLPADVQSRIGQVHGQRAAASQDFFSRVAEKFRAQQDLIAGLPQYRESVLALLDKLSFSHEATALEVGPGDGGFLPELARRFQQVTALDNSPAMLELARQLCEREALGNVSLQLADALNDTSLRADCVVLNMVLHHFAAPADALKQMANLLQPGGSLLVTDLCSHNQNWAKEACGDLWLGFEQDDLARWATAAGLVPGESLYVGLRNGFQIQVRHFQRPAGDTHHR; the protein is encoded by the coding sequence ATGAACCTACCCGTGCCCTCCCTGCGTCCCGACGACGGCGATGAGCTGGCTGCCTTATGCAAGGCGGCTGGTGATCCGTTACGCCTGAACGTACTGCGCGCACTGGCCAACGACTCCTTCGGGGTACTGGAACTGGCGCAAATCTTTGCCATTGGCCAGTCCGGCATGAGCCACCACCTCAAGGTACTGGCCCAGGCCGAGCTGGTAGCCACCCGCCGCGAAGGCAATGCGATTTTTTACCGCCGTGCCCTGCCCCACACCGAGCTGCTCGGCGGCAAGCTGCACAGCGCTTTGCTCGAAGAAGTCGACAACTTGAGCCTGCCGGCGGATGTGCAGTCGCGCATCGGCCAGGTCCACGGACAACGGGCCGCCGCCAGCCAGGACTTTTTCTCTCGGGTTGCCGAAAAGTTTCGCGCCCAGCAGGACCTCATCGCCGGTTTGCCGCAATACCGCGAAAGCGTACTGGCGCTGTTGGACAAGCTGAGCTTCAGTCATGAGGCGACGGCGCTGGAAGTCGGACCTGGCGACGGCGGTTTCCTGCCGGAACTGGCGCGCCGCTTTCAGCAGGTGACGGCGCTGGACAACAGCCCGGCGATGCTCGAACTGGCGCGCCAGCTGTGTGAGCGCGAAGCCCTGGGCAATGTCAGCCTGCAGTTGGCAGACGCGTTGAATGACACCAGCCTGCGGGCCGATTGCGTGGTGCTGAACATGGTCCTGCACCATTTCGCCGCCCCCGCCGACGCCCTCAAGCAGATGGCAAACTTGCTGCAACCCGGCGGTAGCCTGCTGGTCACAGATTTATGCAGCCACAACCAGAATTGGGCCAAGGAGGCCTGCGGTGATCTCTGGTTGGGTTTTGAACAGGACGATCTGGCCCGTTGGGCCACCGCTGCGGGACTCGTTCCCGGGGAAAGCCTCTATGTAGGTTTACGTAATGGTTTCCAGATCCAGGTCCGCCATTTTCAGCGGCCGGCTGGCGACACTCACCATCGGTAA
- the ligB gene encoding NAD-dependent DNA ligase LigB, producing the protein MMRLLIALLLSALPFLAWADDCPEEARSQVDTLAEQIKLWDDSYHRLGQSPVSDELYDQARHRLAQWRTCFTRLTKATDNPLASSRGTRAHPVAHTGLEKLVDEKAVDEWLRTRQDVWIQPKVDGVAVTLVYHRGRLSQLISRGDGLLGQDWSAAARKLPGIVQQLPEPTDLVLQGELYWRLDDHVQSAHGGVSARSKVAGLMNRRQLSDADAAGIGLFVWAWPNGPADFTTRLATLARWGFADSRRYSQPIQNMTEAAHWRSYWYNHPLPFASDGVVLHQALRPPAKRWQAGTPYWAIAWKYPVTKALALVRKVHFKIGRTGRITPILELDPVRLDDRQIRRVNVGSLKQWHALDIRPGDQVSISLAGQVIPRLDQVILRNKTRVAVQVPDARDFHALSCWQLDPGCEEQLLARLTWLSSNQGLSLPNIGRETWNALIQAGLIAGFLDWLTLDAAELANIDGFGERSRARVLDSLQSARQRPFAQWLKALGVPPSARNDLEGGWQTLAARDVQAWLATDGIGPGRAAQLSAFFRDPQVQALAETLRVAGIDGF; encoded by the coding sequence ATGATGCGTTTACTGATTGCTCTTTTACTCAGCGCCCTGCCTTTTTTGGCCTGGGCAGACGATTGCCCCGAGGAAGCGCGATCGCAGGTCGACACCTTGGCTGAACAGATCAAATTATGGGATGACAGCTACCACCGGCTTGGCCAATCCCCGGTCAGTGATGAACTCTATGATCAGGCTCGCCACCGACTGGCTCAGTGGAGAACGTGTTTTACTCGGTTAACAAAAGCCACCGACAACCCATTGGCCAGTTCACGGGGCACGCGGGCTCACCCGGTCGCGCATACCGGCCTGGAAAAGCTGGTCGATGAAAAGGCTGTCGATGAGTGGCTCCGAACCCGACAAGACGTATGGATTCAACCCAAGGTCGACGGCGTTGCAGTCACGCTGGTGTATCACCGGGGTCGGTTGAGCCAACTCATCAGCCGAGGTGACGGCCTGCTCGGCCAGGATTGGTCAGCCGCCGCACGCAAGCTCCCTGGCATTGTCCAGCAACTGCCGGAGCCGACCGATCTGGTGTTGCAAGGCGAACTCTATTGGCGCCTTGACGATCATGTGCAGTCAGCACACGGCGGGGTAAGTGCCCGAAGCAAGGTGGCAGGGCTAATGAATCGTCGCCAGCTGAGTGACGCTGACGCCGCTGGAATCGGCTTGTTCGTCTGGGCCTGGCCCAACGGCCCGGCAGACTTCACCACGCGCCTGGCCACCTTGGCGCGCTGGGGTTTTGCCGACAGCCGTCGCTACAGCCAGCCCATCCAGAACATGACTGAGGCCGCGCACTGGCGCAGCTACTGGTACAACCATCCGCTGCCCTTCGCCAGCGATGGCGTGGTGTTGCACCAGGCGTTGCGCCCACCCGCCAAACGCTGGCAGGCCGGAACGCCTTACTGGGCGATCGCCTGGAAGTACCCGGTCACCAAGGCGCTGGCGCTGGTGCGCAAGGTGCACTTCAAGATCGGCCGCACCGGGCGCATCACCCCCATTCTGGAACTGGACCCCGTGCGGCTGGACGATCGGCAAATTCGCCGCGTCAACGTCGGCTCCCTGAAACAGTGGCATGCGCTGGATATCCGTCCTGGCGATCAGGTCTCCATCAGCCTTGCCGGCCAAGTGATTCCCCGGTTGGACCAAGTGATCCTGCGCAACAAGACAAGGGTGGCGGTGCAGGTACCGGATGCTCGGGACTTCCACGCGTTGAGCTGTTGGCAACTGGACCCCGGTTGCGAGGAACAGTTGCTCGCCCGGCTGACCTGGCTGAGCAGCAATCAAGGCCTGTCCTTACCGAATATAGGGCGCGAAACCTGGAACGCATTGATCCAGGCCGGTCTAATCGCAGGCTTTCTCGATTGGTTGACCCTGGATGCGGCAGAGCTTGCTAACATTGACGGCTTCGGTGAACGCAGCCGTGCCCGTGTGCTCGACAGCCTTCAAAGCGCTCGGCAACGGCCCTTTGCGCAATGGCTCAAAGCGCTGGGTGTACCGCCTTCGGCACGCAACGATCTGGAGGGCGGCTGGCAGACCCTGGCCGCCAGAGATGTCCAGGCCTGGCTGGCTACCGACGGTATTGGCCCGGGCCGCGCGGCGCAATTGAGCGCTTTTTTTCGCGACCCGCAAGTACAAGCATTAGCTGAAACATTACGTGTGGCCGGGATTGACGGGTTTTAA
- the fba gene encoding class II fructose-bisphosphate aldolase (catalyzes the reversible aldol condensation of dihydroxyacetonephosphate and glyceraldehyde 3-phosphate in the Calvin cycle, glycolysis, and/or gluconeogenesis) has product MALISMRQMLDHAAEFGYGVPAFNVNNLEQMRAIMEAADKTDSPVIVQASAGARKYAGAPFLRHLILAAIEEFPHIPVCMHQDHGTSPDVCQRSIQLGFSSVMMDGSLGEDGKTPTDYEYNVRVTQQTVAMAHACGVSVEGELGCLGSLETGMAGEEDGIGAEGVLDHSQMLTDPEEAADFVKKTQVDALAIAIGTSHGAYKFTKPPTGDVLAIDRIKEIHKRIPNTHLVMHGSSSVPQEWLAIINQYGGDIKETYGVPVEEIVEGIKYGVRKVNIDTDLRLASTGAMRRLMATNPSEFDPRKFFGATVTAMRDVCIARYEAFGTAGNASKIKPISLEAMYQRYLKGELNAKVN; this is encoded by the coding sequence ATGGCACTTATCAGCATGCGTCAAATGCTGGACCACGCAGCCGAGTTCGGCTACGGCGTCCCAGCCTTTAACGTCAACAACCTTGAGCAGATGCGCGCCATCATGGAAGCCGCTGACAAGACCGACTCCCCAGTGATCGTCCAGGCTTCGGCCGGTGCCCGCAAATACGCCGGCGCCCCGTTCCTGCGCCACCTGATCCTCGCGGCGATCGAAGAATTCCCACACATCCCGGTGTGCATGCACCAGGACCACGGCACCAGCCCTGACGTGTGCCAGCGCTCCATCCAACTGGGCTTCAGCTCGGTGATGATGGACGGCTCCCTGGGCGAAGACGGCAAGACCCCAACCGACTACGAGTACAACGTACGCGTCACCCAACAAACCGTGGCCATGGCTCACGCCTGCGGCGTGTCGGTTGAAGGCGAGCTGGGCTGCCTGGGTTCCCTGGAAACCGGTATGGCCGGCGAAGAAGACGGCATCGGCGCCGAAGGCGTGCTGGACCACAGCCAAATGCTGACCGACCCGGAAGAAGCGGCCGACTTCGTCAAGAAGACCCAAGTGGACGCCCTGGCCATCGCCATCGGTACCAGCCACGGCGCTTACAAATTCACCAAGCCACCTACCGGCGACGTGTTGGCCATCGACCGCATCAAGGAAATCCACAAACGCATCCCTAACACCCACCTGGTGATGCACGGTTCTTCCTCGGTACCGCAAGAGTGGCTGGCGATCATCAACCAGTACGGCGGCGACATCAAAGAAACCTACGGCGTACCGGTTGAAGAAATCGTCGAAGGCATCAAGTACGGCGTGCGCAAGGTCAACATCGACACCGACCTGCGCCTGGCATCCACCGGCGCAATGCGTCGCCTGATGGCCACCAACCCGAGCGAATTTGACCCACGTAAATTCTTCGGCGCCACCGTAACCGCGATGCGTGATGTGTGTATCGCTCGCTACGAAGCGTTCGGCACTGCAGGCAATGCTTCGAAGATCAAGCCGATCTCGTTGGAAGCGATGTACCAGCGGTATTTGAAAGGTGAGTTGAACGCCAAGGTGAACTAA
- a CDS encoding MliC family protein, which yields MKGVFALAALALLAGCSSMNMFNKAEPADKWTTWTCDSKAEINWRFANQARSEVDVRLGGSDQVYRLKQDVAASGVLYSNDQLAFHTKGEEGLIYWVATDDLIGRGCKAQ from the coding sequence ATGAAAGGCGTATTCGCCCTGGCTGCATTGGCCTTGTTGGCCGGCTGCAGCAGCATGAACATGTTCAACAAGGCAGAGCCGGCGGACAAGTGGACGACCTGGACTTGCGACAGCAAGGCCGAGATCAACTGGCGCTTTGCCAATCAGGCCCGTTCCGAAGTGGATGTACGCCTCGGTGGTTCGGACCAGGTTTACCGTCTTAAGCAAGACGTTGCCGCCTCGGGCGTGCTGTACAGCAACGACCAGTTGGCGTTTCACACAAAAGGTGAGGAAGGCCTGATTTACTGGGTCGCCACCGATGATTTGATCGGGCGTGGCTGCAAGGCCCAGTGA
- the metK gene encoding methionine adenosyltransferase translates to MSEYSLFTSESVSEGHPDKIADQISDAVLDAIIAEDKFARVACETLVKTGVAIIAGEVTTTAWVDLEQIVRDVITKIGYNSSDVGFDGATCGVMNIIGKQSPDINQGVDRAKPEDQGAGDQGLMFGYASNETDVLMPAPITFSHQLVQRQAEARKSGVLPWLRPDAKSQVTCRYEGGKVVGIDAVVLSTQHNPDVSYADLREGVMELIVKHVLPAELLTKDTQFHINPTGQFIIGGPVGDCGLTGRKIIVDSYGGMARHGGGAFSGKDPSKVDRSAAYAGRYVAKNIVAAGLAERCEIQVSYAIGVAQPTSISLNTFGTGKISDEKIVKLVREIFDLRPYAITTMLDLLHPMYQETAAYGHFGRTPAQKTVGDDTFTTFTWEKTDRANDLRTAAGL, encoded by the coding sequence ATGAGCGAATACTCCCTTTTCACCTCCGAGTCCGTGTCTGAAGGGCATCCGGACAAAATCGCCGACCAGATTTCTGACGCGGTGCTGGACGCCATCATTGCTGAAGACAAGTTCGCCCGTGTGGCGTGCGAGACTCTGGTGAAAACGGGCGTGGCGATCATCGCCGGTGAAGTCACCACCACGGCCTGGGTCGATCTGGAACAGATCGTCCGTGACGTCATCACCAAGATTGGCTACAACAGCTCCGACGTCGGCTTCGATGGCGCGACCTGTGGCGTGATGAACATCATCGGCAAGCAGTCCCCCGACATCAACCAGGGTGTGGACCGCGCCAAGCCTGAAGATCAGGGCGCCGGCGACCAGGGCCTGATGTTCGGCTACGCCAGCAACGAAACCGACGTGCTGATGCCGGCACCGATCACCTTCTCGCACCAACTGGTGCAGCGCCAGGCCGAAGCGCGTAAATCCGGCGTGCTGCCATGGCTGCGCCCGGACGCCAAGTCCCAGGTGACCTGCCGTTACGAAGGCGGCAAAGTCGTGGGCATCGACGCCGTTGTACTGTCGACCCAACACAACCCGGATGTGTCCTACGCCGACCTGCGCGAAGGCGTGATGGAGCTGATCGTCAAGCACGTGCTGCCTGCCGAGCTGCTGACCAAGGACACCCAGTTCCACATCAACCCGACCGGCCAGTTCATCATCGGTGGCCCGGTGGGCGACTGCGGCCTGACCGGCCGCAAGATCATCGTCGACAGCTACGGCGGCATGGCCCGTCACGGCGGTGGCGCGTTCTCGGGTAAAGACCCCTCCAAGGTTGACCGTTCCGCCGCCTACGCCGGTCGTTACGTGGCCAAGAACATCGTTGCGGCCGGCCTGGCCGAGCGTTGCGAAATTCAGGTTTCCTACGCTATCGGTGTGGCTCAGCCTACGTCGATCTCGCTGAATACCTTCGGCACCGGCAAAATCAGCGATGAAAAGATCGTCAAGCTGGTGCGTGAGATCTTCGACCTGCGCCCTTACGCGATCACCACCATGCTCGACCTGCTGCACCCGATGTACCAGGAAACCGCAGCCTACGGCCACTTCGGTCGTACCCCTGCGCAGAAGACTGTCGGCGACGACACCTTCACCACGTTCACCTGGGAAAAAACCGACCGCGCCAACGACCTGCGTACCGCTGCAGGCCTGTAA
- the epd gene encoding erythrose-4-phosphate dehydrogenase yields the protein MPQPRRYKVALNGYGRIGRCVLRALFERGAAAGFEIVAINDLADMASIEYLTRFDSTHGRFPGEVRVDGDCLHINGDCVKVLRSATPEGIDWAALDVDLVLECSGAYHTRADGQRFLDAGAPRVLFSQPMASEADVDATIVYGINQDCLTGDELLVSNASCTTNCSVPLLRLLDQAIGLDYVSITTIHSAMNDQPVIDAYHHEDLRRTRSAFQSVIPVSTGLARGIERLLPELAGRIQAKAVRVPTVNVSCLDITMQTVSDTDATEVNRILRDAATRGPLKGLLAYTELPHASCDFNHDPHSAIVDASQTRVSGPRLVNILAWFDNEWGFANRMLDVADHYLHIASAKSAL from the coding sequence ATGCCTCAACCGCGTCGCTACAAAGTTGCACTCAACGGCTACGGCCGCATTGGTCGTTGCGTCTTGCGTGCTCTGTTCGAGCGAGGGGCGGCGGCCGGGTTTGAAATTGTTGCGATCAACGATTTGGCCGACATGGCCAGCATCGAATACCTGACACGCTTTGACTCCACTCACGGCCGGTTCCCCGGCGAAGTGCGGGTCGACGGTGATTGTCTGCATATCAATGGTGACTGCGTAAAAGTCTTACGCAGTGCCACCCCCGAGGGCATCGACTGGGCGGCGCTGGACGTCGACCTGGTGTTGGAATGCTCCGGTGCTTACCACACCCGTGCCGATGGCCAGCGTTTTCTCGACGCCGGTGCACCGCGTGTGCTGTTTTCCCAGCCGATGGCCAGCGAGGCGGATGTCGACGCCACCATCGTCTACGGCATCAACCAGGATTGCCTGACCGGCGATGAGCTGCTGGTGTCCAACGCCTCCTGCACCACCAACTGCAGTGTGCCGCTGTTGCGCCTGCTGGATCAGGCAATTGGCCTGGATTACGTGTCTATCACCACCATCCACTCGGCCATGAATGACCAGCCGGTGATCGACGCCTATCACCACGAAGACCTGCGCCGTACGCGCTCGGCGTTCCAGTCGGTGATTCCGGTGTCCACCGGCCTGGCGCGTGGTATCGAACGGTTGTTACCGGAACTTGCCGGGCGAATCCAGGCCAAAGCTGTACGGGTGCCGACGGTGAACGTGTCCTGCCTGGACATCACCATGCAAACCGTCAGCGATACCGATGCCACTGAGGTCAACCGGATTTTGCGCGACGCCGCCACCCGCGGCCCGCTCAAGGGCCTTTTGGCCTACACCGAGTTGCCGCACGCCAGTTGTGATTTCAACCATGACCCGCATTCGGCGATTGTCGATGCCAGCCAGACCCGTGTTTCCGGCCCCAGGTTGGTGAACATCCTGGCCTGGTTCGACAACGAATGGGGGTTTGCCAACCGAATGCTGGATGTTGCGGACCATTATCTGCACATCGCCTCTGCTAAATCAGCCCTTTAA